Proteins encoded within one genomic window of Burkholderiaceae bacterium:
- a CDS encoding branched-chain amino acid ABC transporter, permease protein LivM → MSSRTNPGNLALLILLWAVLLTVPLWIAPVGGYIDLASRVLLIGLAAMATNLLVGHSGVMAFGHAAYFGLGAYATGLVIKHLVPSTPVGLIAGIVVGTAGGALVGYLLSRLRGIYFALATIAFGQVFYFIAFRWNAVTGGDNGLTFQRLAIDLGFANINLTSSVMYYYFVLAVFAICALLMAILLRSPFGHTLLAMRENERRTKFLGIPVNRHLWIAYTISCFFVATAGALYGMLNNFVSPHELHWTQSGDFVLMAVIGGMRSFWGPLLGAAIFVIAQDSLSSITDNWMFYIGVIFVLVVLFLPRGIAGLMQRKTS, encoded by the coding sequence TTGAGCAGTCGCACGAACCCAGGCAATCTCGCCCTCCTGATCCTGCTCTGGGCCGTCCTTCTGACGGTGCCGCTGTGGATCGCTCCGGTGGGCGGCTACATCGACCTCGCTTCCCGCGTGTTGCTGATCGGCCTGGCCGCGATGGCCACCAACCTGCTGGTGGGCCACTCCGGCGTAATGGCGTTCGGCCACGCCGCCTATTTTGGCCTGGGCGCTTACGCGACCGGCCTGGTCATCAAGCATCTGGTGCCGAGCACGCCCGTCGGACTCATCGCCGGCATCGTGGTCGGAACCGCGGGCGGCGCGCTGGTTGGCTACCTTTTGTCCCGGCTGCGCGGCATCTACTTCGCGCTGGCGACGATTGCCTTCGGGCAGGTGTTCTACTTCATCGCCTTTCGCTGGAACGCGGTCACCGGGGGCGACAACGGGCTCACCTTCCAGCGCCTGGCGATCGATCTTGGCTTCGCGAATATCAACCTGACCTCGAGCGTCATGTACTACTACTTCGTGCTGGCCGTGTTTGCCATCTGCGCCCTGCTCATGGCCATACTGCTGCGCTCCCCGTTCGGCCATACGCTGCTCGCCATGCGCGAGAACGAACGCCGCACCAAATTCCTCGGCATTCCGGTGAACCGGCATCTGTGGATTGCCTACACCATTTCGTGCTTCTTCGTGGCGACCGCCGGTGCGCTCTACGGCATGCTCAACAATTTCGTCAGTCCCCACGAACTTCATTGGACGCAGTCGGGCGATTTCGTGCTCATGGCGGTGATAGGTGGCATGCGCTCTTTTTGGGGGCCGCTGCTCGGCGCCGCCATCTTCGTGATCGCGCAGGATTCGCTCTCCAGCATCACCGACAACTGGATGTTCTACATCGGCGTGATCTTCGTGCTGGTGGTGCTGTTCCTGCCCCGCGGAATCGCCGGTCTGATGCAGAGAAAAACATCATGA
- a CDS encoding branched-chain amino acid ABC transporter, permease protein LivH: MTQLVLLNIFNGLVIGAFYALMALGLSLIINLTNVINFAHGGFLALGAYLAYTLQPYLGFWGALIISPFLTALIGIVVERVLIRPLYVRDPLYGLLLTFGLAYVIQDSVRMIWGAQGLPFKVPESLQSSLSSTLFFLTGYRVFMVALVAIAVVALFVILKKTRLGMRIRAGTLDLEMVSALGVDVRILRNLNFGLGIFFAGLAGVLAAGMLGLTPTIGDQLIMPSFVAVIVGGLGSLVGTLFGGLLIGVAAGVVTVFFPSASEATIYVMMALVLLFRPYGLFGEEGGTKL, translated from the coding sequence GTGACGCAACTCGTTCTTCTCAACATCTTCAACGGACTGGTGATCGGCGCGTTCTACGCGCTGATGGCGCTCGGCCTTTCCCTGATCATCAATCTGACCAACGTCATCAACTTCGCGCACGGCGGCTTTCTCGCCCTCGGCGCCTACCTCGCCTACACGCTGCAGCCGTACCTCGGTTTCTGGGGCGCATTGATCATCTCGCCATTCCTCACGGCGCTGATCGGCATCGTCGTCGAGCGCGTGCTGATCCGGCCGCTCTATGTGCGAGACCCGCTCTACGGCCTGTTGCTCACCTTCGGTCTCGCCTACGTGATCCAGGATTCGGTGCGCATGATCTGGGGCGCGCAGGGCCTGCCATTCAAGGTGCCCGAGAGCCTGCAATCGTCGCTCAGCTCCACGTTATTCTTCCTCACCGGCTACCGCGTCTTCATGGTGGCGCTGGTGGCCATCGCAGTGGTTGCGCTGTTCGTGATCCTAAAAAAAACGCGCCTGGGCATGCGCATCCGCGCCGGCACGCTCGATCTCGAAATGGTGTCGGCGCTGGGCGTTGACGTGCGCATCCTGCGCAACCTCAATTTCGGGCTCGGCATCTTCTTCGCCGGCCTGGCCGGCGTGCTGGCCGCCGGCATGCTCGGCCTCACCCCCACCATCGGCGACCAGCTGATCATGCCGAGCTTCGTCGCCGTCATCGTGGGCGGGCTGGGTAGCCTGGTCGGGACATTGTTCGGCGGCTTGCTGATCGGCGTCGCCGCCGGCGTCGTGACGGTATTTTTTCCCTCGGCATCCGAGGCCACCATCTACGTGATGATGGCGCTCGTGCTGCTGTTTAGGCCGTACGGCCTGTTTGGCGAGGAAGGCGGAACGAAACTTTGA
- a CDS encoding Glutathione S-transferase produces the protein MLRLYIGNKNYSSWSMRPWVLMKQTGIAFDEVRVPFDSFAPDSKFKTAMRGVTPVGAVPVLVDGGFSVWDSLAIAEYLAEKFPEKQLWPQSAQARARARSICAEMHGGFGALRNICGFNVEAELPQIGQIALRDQPTLRAEMQRICAMWGELLSEHGGPMLFGGFSIADAYFAPVCLRIHTYALPVPAPIAAYLARVRALTGVAAWIADAMAEHEFIAFEEPYRAAR, from the coding sequence ATGCTCAGGCTCTATATCGGCAACAAGAATTATTCGTCCTGGTCGATGCGGCCGTGGGTGCTGATGAAGCAGACCGGCATCGCGTTCGACGAGGTGCGGGTGCCGTTCGATTCGTTCGCGCCGGACTCGAAATTCAAGACCGCGATGCGCGGCGTGACACCGGTCGGCGCAGTGCCGGTGCTGGTCGACGGCGGCTTCTCGGTCTGGGACTCGCTGGCCATCGCCGAGTACCTGGCGGAGAAGTTTCCCGAGAAGCAGCTGTGGCCGCAGAGCGCGCAGGCCCGCGCCCGCGCGCGCAGCATCTGCGCCGAGATGCACGGGGGCTTTGGCGCGCTGCGCAACATCTGCGGGTTCAACGTCGAGGCGGAACTGCCGCAGATCGGTCAGATCGCGTTGCGCGACCAGCCCACGCTGCGCGCGGAGATGCAGCGCATCTGTGCGATGTGGGGCGAACTGCTCTCCGAGCACGGCGGGCCGATGCTGTTCGGCGGCTTCTCGATCGCCGATGCGTACTTTGCGCCGGTGTGCCTGCGCATCCATACCTACGCGTTGCCGGTGCCGGCGCCGATCGCCGCGTACCTGGCGCGGGTGCGCGCGTTGACCGGCGTCGCCGCCTGGATCGCCGACGCAATGGCCGAACACGAATTCATCGCGTTCGAGGAACCGTACCGGGCCGCGCGCTGA
- a CDS encoding CCA tRNA nucleotidyltransferase: MVGGAVRDALLGLPVQDRDWVVVGATPEALVARGFLPVGRDFPVFLHPRTREEYALARTERKTAPGYHGFTFHAAPDVTLEQDLARRDLTINSIAAQANEEPATGLFDADFSALIDPYGGRRDLERRVLRHVTDAFREDPVRILRVARFAARFTDFSVAPETLALMREMVQAGEADALVPERVWQELARGLMERQPSRMFELLRSCGALARLLPEVDRLWGVPQPAQHHPEVDTGVHLMLVLDTSARLAAPLGVRFACLVHDLGKGTTPAQVLPRHIGHEQRSARLAAAVCKRWRVPNEVRQLAELVAREHGHIHASGELDPAALLRLLERCDAIRKPGRFADALLACECDARGRHGHEDAPYPQRARLLAVLSAAHSVDTSAIAAEADAAGLHGPQVGARIRQARVAAIAGALAG, translated from the coding sequence ATGGTCGGCGGCGCGGTGCGCGACGCCCTGCTCGGGTTGCCGGTGCAGGACCGGGACTGGGTGGTGGTCGGTGCGACGCCGGAGGCACTCGTCGCGCGCGGATTCCTGCCGGTCGGGCGCGACTTCCCGGTATTCCTGCATCCGCGCACGCGCGAGGAATACGCGCTGGCGCGCACCGAGCGCAAGACCGCGCCCGGCTACCACGGCTTCACGTTTCACGCGGCGCCCGACGTGACGCTGGAGCAGGATCTGGCGCGGCGCGACCTTACTATCAATTCGATAGCTGCACAGGCAAATGAGGAGCCGGCTACCGGCCTTTTTGATGCTGATTTCTCGGCGTTGATCGACCCGTACGGCGGCCGGCGCGACTTGGAGCGGCGCGTGCTGCGTCACGTCACCGATGCGTTTCGTGAAGACCCTGTGCGCATTCTGCGCGTCGCGCGCTTTGCCGCGCGTTTCACCGATTTTTCGGTCGCGCCCGAAACGCTGGCGTTGATGCGCGAGATGGTGCAGGCCGGCGAGGCCGACGCGCTGGTGCCCGAGCGGGTCTGGCAGGAACTGGCGCGGGGCCTGATGGAGCGGCAACCCTCGCGGATGTTCGAACTGCTGCGGAGTTGCGGCGCGCTCGCGCGGCTGCTGCCCGAGGTCGACAGGCTCTGGGGCGTGCCGCAACCGGCGCAGCATCACCCGGAAGTCGACACTGGCGTGCACCTGATGCTGGTGCTCGACACGAGCGCACGGCTGGCGGCACCGCTCGGTGTGCGCTTCGCCTGCCTGGTGCACGACCTCGGCAAGGGGACGACGCCGGCGCAGGTGCTGCCGCGCCACATCGGCCACGAGCAGCGCAGCGCGCGGCTCGCGGCCGCGGTGTGCAAGCGCTGGCGCGTTCCGAACGAGGTGCGGCAACTGGCCGAACTCGTTGCGCGCGAGCACGGCCACATCCACGCGAGCGGCGAACTGGACCCCGCCGCGCTGCTGCGCCTGCTGGAGCGCTGCGACGCGATCCGCAAGCCCGGGCGTTTCGCGGATGCGCTGCTGGCCTGCGAATGCGACGCGCGCGGAAGGCACGGGCACGAGGATGCACCGTACCCGCAGCGCGCACGATTGCTCGCGGTGCTTTCCGCCGCGCACTCGGTCGATACCTCCGCGATCGCAGCCGAAGCCGATGCAGCCGGGCTGCACGGACCGCAGGTTGGTGCGCGGATCCGGCAGGCGCGAGTCGCGGCGATCGCTGGCGCGCTGGCGGGTTGA
- a CDS encoding branched-chain amino acid ABC transporter, substrate-binding protein LivJ — MSMSTGTGASVTRRKILTTAAAFGAASMSFPAIVRAQGDKPVLLGVDNPLTGTYAITGRNELHGMELAVQEINAKGGILGRPAKLIVEDSTSGDAGVAVQKARKLIDRDKVDFLVGNVNSGLTMAMSAVAYEKNVFMIDPGGHADPITGKNCHWNVFQVDPSTTLLVNAIAPSLINRFGKKFYCLVPDYAFGHGLLEAYNANFKKYGATNVGTDLIPLGTTEYSSYLIKAQAAKPDVIVILQNGEDQTNVLKQTVQFGLDKKFHIAGANIELETLEALPETARIGNWVIEWYWNQPGVPHVKEFTEAIKKKTGRVPTARTWFGHTAIHACALAANNAKSLDPLKMARALDGFTLPPEVAMQPHPATFRANQHLLIGTLWAGHAQPSGSAPDDLFHIDQVIDSKTIAPTVEEADCKMTWPSPS, encoded by the coding sequence ATGAGCATGAGCACAGGCACGGGCGCGTCGGTCACGCGCCGCAAGATTCTGACGACGGCGGCAGCATTCGGCGCGGCGTCGATGTCGTTCCCGGCCATCGTTCGCGCGCAGGGCGACAAGCCGGTCTTGCTCGGCGTCGACAACCCGCTCACCGGCACCTACGCCATCACCGGGCGCAACGAGCTGCACGGCATGGAACTGGCCGTGCAGGAGATCAACGCCAAGGGCGGCATCCTGGGCCGGCCCGCCAAGCTGATCGTGGAAGACTCGACCAGCGGCGATGCGGGCGTCGCGGTGCAAAAGGCGCGCAAGCTGATCGATCGCGACAAGGTTGACTTTCTGGTCGGCAACGTCAACTCCGGTTTGACGATGGCGATGTCCGCGGTAGCGTACGAAAAAAATGTTTTCATGATCGATCCGGGCGGCCACGCCGATCCGATTACCGGCAAGAACTGCCACTGGAACGTTTTCCAGGTCGATCCCTCCACCACGCTGCTGGTAAACGCCATCGCGCCGTCGCTCATCAACCGCTTCGGCAAGAAGTTCTACTGCCTGGTGCCCGACTACGCGTTCGGCCACGGCCTGCTCGAAGCCTATAACGCCAACTTCAAGAAGTACGGCGCGACCAATGTCGGCACCGACCTGATTCCGCTCGGCACGACCGAATACTCCTCCTACCTGATCAAGGCCCAGGCCGCGAAGCCGGACGTGATCGTGATTTTGCAGAACGGCGAAGACCAGACCAACGTGCTCAAGCAGACGGTGCAGTTCGGGCTCGACAAGAAATTCCATATCGCCGGGGCCAATATCGAGCTTGAGACCCTCGAGGCGCTGCCCGAGACCGCGCGCATCGGCAACTGGGTGATCGAGTGGTACTGGAACCAGCCCGGCGTACCGCACGTGAAAGAATTCACCGAGGCGATCAAGAAGAAAACCGGCCGCGTGCCCACCGCGCGCACCTGGTTCGGCCATACCGCCATCCACGCGTGCGCGCTGGCGGCCAACAATGCCAAGTCGCTCGATCCATTGAAGATGGCGCGGGCGCTGGACGGCTTCACGCTGCCGCCGGAAGTGGCGATGCAGCCACACCCCGCGACCTTCCGCGCCAACCAGCACCTGTTGATCGGCACGCTCTGGGCCGGTCACGCCCAGCCTTCCGGCAGCGCGCCGGACGACCTGTTCCACATCGACCAGGTGATCGACAGCAAGACCATTGCACCGACCGTGGAAGAAGCCGACTGCAAGATGACCTGGCCGAGCCCGAGCTGA
- a CDS encoding NAD-dependent epimerase/dehydratase gives MKKILILGGSGFIGRHLCETLSRQPCRITVPTRRRLNAQHLWMLPRLDVFEADVHDEAALARLVAGHDAVVNLVAILHGNQAAFDKVHVELPQKLARACAATGVRRVVHVSALGADADAPSLYQRSKARGEQALRAAGLDLTVLRPSLVFGPEDRLLNLFADLQRRLPVLPLAHAGARFQPVWVEDVADAISHCLQERGTIAMTYEACGPQLLTLKDLVQMAGRCIGRERPVLAVPDALGRLQALLLELLPGEPLMSRDNLDAMKVDNVATGTLPGLEALGIVPTPIDAIAPTYLGPQQTVDDLLTLRRSAGRS, from the coding sequence ATGAAGAAGATCCTGATCCTCGGCGGCAGCGGCTTCATCGGGCGCCATTTGTGCGAAACGCTCTCGCGGCAGCCGTGCCGGATCACGGTGCCGACGCGGCGCAGGCTGAATGCCCAGCACCTGTGGATGCTGCCGCGCCTTGACGTGTTCGAGGCCGACGTGCACGACGAGGCGGCGCTCGCCCGGCTCGTCGCCGGCCACGATGCGGTGGTGAACCTGGTCGCGATCCTGCACGGCAACCAGGCGGCGTTCGACAAGGTCCATGTCGAACTGCCGCAGAAGCTCGCGCGCGCCTGTGCGGCGACCGGCGTGCGCCGCGTGGTCCATGTCAGCGCGCTCGGTGCGGACGCCGATGCGCCGTCGCTGTATCAGCGCAGCAAGGCGCGCGGCGAACAGGCGCTGCGCGCCGCCGGCCTGGACCTGACCGTGCTGCGCCCGAGCCTGGTGTTCGGCCCGGAAGATCGGCTGCTCAACCTGTTCGCCGACCTGCAGCGCCGTCTGCCGGTGCTACCGCTGGCGCATGCCGGTGCGCGGTTCCAGCCGGTCTGGGTCGAGGACGTGGCCGACGCGATCAGCCACTGCCTGCAAGAGCGCGGAACGATCGCGATGACCTACGAGGCGTGCGGGCCGCAGCTGCTGACGCTCAAGGATCTGGTGCAGATGGCCGGCCGCTGCATCGGCCGCGAGCGCCCGGTGCTTGCGGTGCCGGACGCGCTCGGCCGGCTGCAGGCGCTGCTGCTGGAACTGCTGCCGGGCGAGCCTTTGATGAGCCGCGACAACCTCGACGCGATGAAGGTCGACAACGTCGCGACCGGCACGCTGCCGGGGCTCGAGGCGCTCGGCATCGTGCCGACCCCGATCGACGCGATCGCGCCGACCTACCTCGGACCGCAGCAGACGGTCGACGACCTGCTCACGCTGCGCCGCAGCGCCGGGCGGAGCTGA